The Paenibacillus sp. MBLB1832 genome has a window encoding:
- a CDS encoding enolase C-terminal domain-like protein, producing MKIKQIEIMKIPPSWVWVRVDTDEGIYGLGEPYLENHPDQVISEVHRLVPLLIGEDPTRTEYLWHKMYTSGSGYRGGPIKMSAISGLDMAFWDIKGKASNLPIHRLLGGGFRDKVKMYRACGSKMPHSVDPGDPYRLGLKSNHGEQKSEARNYYEVAKILVEEWGFQCLKLHFDMGESIEGQLKIKQFIEIVEAVREAVGYAVDIAIDIHNPHPRSGLKLAQALEPYFPLFLEEPIPMERIDQLRQVVDGTTIPIAAGERWMGKWAFHEAIQKGAAVLQPDIAHAGGFTELKKIAGMAEAAFATMAPHCPLSPLSIAASIQLAASIPNFLVQEHNEVNDARVNGQTVIGLGYFQNPFVLDNTGCVAVPEKPGLGIELSSEGLETIMSKPWSVVRG from the coding sequence GTGAAAATAAAGCAAATAGAAATAATGAAGATTCCTCCCAGCTGGGTCTGGGTTAGAGTGGACACTGACGAGGGGATATATGGACTAGGTGAGCCTTATCTAGAAAATCATCCGGATCAAGTGATCTCGGAGGTGCATAGGCTTGTACCCTTATTAATTGGTGAGGACCCGACTAGAACTGAATATTTGTGGCATAAAATGTACACATCCGGAAGTGGCTATCGCGGGGGGCCCATTAAAATGAGTGCGATTAGCGGTCTTGATATGGCTTTCTGGGACATTAAAGGTAAAGCCAGCAATCTCCCAATTCACCGCTTGCTAGGTGGCGGTTTTCGCGACAAGGTGAAAATGTATCGAGCTTGCGGCAGCAAGATGCCGCACTCGGTAGATCCGGGAGATCCATACCGTTTGGGATTGAAGAGTAATCATGGGGAACAGAAAAGTGAGGCCCGCAATTATTATGAGGTTGCCAAAATCCTTGTTGAAGAATGGGGATTTCAATGCTTAAAGTTGCATTTTGACATGGGTGAAAGTATCGAAGGGCAGCTTAAGATCAAGCAATTTATCGAAATTGTAGAGGCTGTTCGAGAGGCTGTTGGTTATGCAGTCGACATTGCCATTGATATTCATAATCCACATCCGCGTTCAGGATTAAAGCTTGCTCAAGCACTTGAGCCGTATTTCCCTCTGTTTCTTGAAGAACCTATTCCAATGGAGCGCATAGATCAGTTACGGCAAGTCGTTGATGGGACAACCATTCCGATTGCTGCTGGGGAGCGCTGGATGGGGAAATGGGCGTTTCACGAGGCGATACAAAAGGGAGCAGCCGTATTGCAACCTGACATTGCCCATGCAGGAGGATTTACCGAATTGAAGAAAATAGCTGGGATGGCAGAGGCTGCTTTTGCTACAATGGCACCCCATTGTCCACTTAGCCCTTTAAGTATCGCTGCCTCCATACAGTTGGCTGCCAGTATTCCTAACTTTCTTGTACAAGAACACAACGAGGTGAATGACGCTCGCGTTAATGGTCAAACGGTTATCGGTCTTGGATACTTTCAAAATCCGTTCGTACTTGACAACACAGGCTGTGTTGCTGTACCGGAGAAACCTGGACTTGGAATTGAACTCTCTTCTGAAGGGTTGGAAACAATCATGAGCAAACCCTGGTCGGTTGTGCGGGGGTAA
- a CDS encoding fibronectin type III domain-containing protein: MYESRSRLRRLGSVMSTAVLIASAFTVVVTPASAATSRDPWLWPFTPDSIWNMPIGSNAVYTDINLPAGATNYMAVDWEYKFKAKSTDPVKTIYAPNDWKYRCTGSKDPQGTMYLPNDVIVPDARVANGNYETPNNVSSILQPDGNTIVQLEPMCRDVAGGDVWGYRNPTNDTQLTSTGYYGTHFGSGLSGFGGSIRHGELWSPEPLHHALKFNIWGTYLYYNASDPTPGYRWPADRADAGAPTQYFGSNPKLEMGSLVAIAPSVTEASLGLKTDAAKKLFHALQDYGAYLADDTGWDSYAWDMDLEAYKEFSEVTGYDAQQGSGASGGAKDWWDDNNKLITAMKLIDNNGPNSIGGGGTPRAPLAPSTFSATDSTAPSTPSSLRVTGKSTSTVTLNWTSSSDNVRVMEYDIYQGSTKVGSTYGATSYTVKGLSPNTSYTFTVKAKDTGLNTSGSSNGVTISTYDGYNTDFSNLTGWTLSNSSNVFLQYGLLESSNWGGKEYAFYSGKIFSAPSAGNNYVYRVQLKSDSGDNYGKTRVYVNFTDSSNNYFVQLGGGSSNTVELFKTSGGTETKLATYPGSYPIPNNQMTEIAVKYENGGYITITGTKGSTMTTLFDRVQDTTFTSGKIGLGTANTQSFFDNASVVVNEQPVVNSWTTDFNSLNGWTTSNATNVTLAFAQLELSNWSGREFAFYKDQSYSAPTASNKYTYKVQLKTDSGDNYGKTFVYFNYTDINNTYFVRFGGGTANSVELGKRIGGTDTVIASYSGSYPIPNSIYTEIAVTYENGGLITVTGNKNGTATSLFNKVQDTAFNSGKVGVGTLNTQSFFDNASVTAQ; the protein is encoded by the coding sequence ATGTATGAAAGTCGTTCCAGATTGCGTCGTCTAGGTTCTGTCATGTCCACAGCTGTATTAATAGCATCCGCCTTTACGGTCGTCGTCACTCCAGCCAGCGCCGCAACGTCCCGTGATCCTTGGCTGTGGCCTTTTACACCTGACAGCATTTGGAATATGCCCATCGGTTCCAATGCAGTCTATACAGACATCAATCTTCCGGCAGGTGCAACCAATTATATGGCCGTGGATTGGGAGTATAAATTCAAAGCCAAGAGCACGGACCCGGTCAAGACCATTTATGCTCCGAACGATTGGAAATACCGCTGCACGGGGTCGAAGGATCCCCAAGGTACCATGTATCTGCCTAACGATGTGATTGTCCCAGATGCGAGAGTGGCCAACGGAAACTATGAGACACCGAATAATGTATCCTCGATCCTGCAGCCCGACGGGAACACGATCGTGCAGTTGGAGCCGATGTGCCGCGATGTAGCCGGAGGGGATGTTTGGGGATACCGAAACCCGACCAACGATACACAGCTGACCAGCACGGGTTATTACGGTACCCATTTCGGCTCCGGGCTCTCGGGCTTCGGCGGATCGATCCGCCACGGCGAGCTTTGGTCGCCCGAACCGCTGCACCATGCTTTAAAATTCAATATTTGGGGCACTTATTTGTACTACAATGCTTCCGACCCGACTCCGGGCTACCGCTGGCCGGCTGACCGAGCAGACGCCGGTGCGCCAACGCAATATTTTGGTTCCAATCCGAAGCTGGAGATGGGATCGCTAGTAGCCATTGCGCCTTCGGTCACGGAAGCAAGTCTTGGTTTGAAAACGGATGCAGCTAAGAAACTGTTCCATGCCCTTCAGGATTATGGCGCCTATCTTGCGGACGATACCGGTTGGGACTCCTATGCATGGGATATGGATTTAGAGGCATACAAGGAATTTTCCGAAGTAACAGGCTACGACGCCCAACAAGGTTCGGGAGCGTCCGGCGGTGCGAAAGACTGGTGGGATGACAACAATAAGCTAATTACGGCCATGAAGCTGATTGACAACAATGGTCCGAACAGCATTGGCGGAGGCGGAACCCCCCGTGCTCCACTAGCGCCATCTACATTCAGTGCTACGGATTCTACAGCTCCATCCACACCAAGCAGCCTTCGCGTAACAGGCAAGTCGACCTCCACGGTGACCCTCAACTGGACCTCCTCTTCCGACAATGTGAGGGTGATGGAATATGACATTTATCAAGGAAGTACGAAGGTTGGTTCCACCTATGGTGCCACCTCTTACACCGTCAAGGGATTATCACCCAACACCTCATACACCTTTACCGTGAAGGCGAAGGATACTGGACTCAACACCTCAGGATCAAGCAATGGCGTTACAATCAGTACATACGACGGGTACAACACGGATTTCAGCAATCTTACAGGCTGGACACTCAGCAACTCGTCTAATGTATTCCTACAGTACGGCTTATTGGAATCCTCCAATTGGGGCGGAAAGGAATATGCATTCTACTCAGGCAAAATCTTCAGCGCACCGAGTGCCGGCAATAACTACGTATACCGCGTCCAATTGAAATCTGATTCCGGCGACAACTACGGCAAAACGCGGGTATATGTCAACTTCACGGACAGCAGCAACAATTATTTCGTTCAGTTGGGCGGCGGATCATCTAACACAGTAGAATTATTTAAAACCTCCGGCGGAACAGAGACCAAGCTTGCCACTTATCCGGGCAGCTACCCCATTCCCAATAATCAGATGACGGAGATCGCGGTTAAGTACGAGAACGGCGGCTATATCACAATCACGGGAACGAAGGGCAGCACGATGACTACATTGTTCGACCGTGTACAGGATACCACTTTTACCTCTGGTAAAATCGGACTGGGCACTGCCAACACCCAATCGTTCTTCGACAATGCTAGCGTGGTGGTGAACGAGCAGCCGGTGGTGAACAGCTGGACAACCGATTTTAATAGCTTGAACGGATGGACGACCAGCAATGCAACGAACGTGACACTTGCTTTCGCACAACTGGAGCTCTCCAATTGGAGCGGCCGGGAGTTTGCCTTCTATAAAGACCAATCATATTCCGCTCCGACAGCCTCCAACAAATACACCTATAAGGTGCAGCTCAAGACCGACTCGGGAGATAACTATGGTAAAACCTTCGTTTATTTCAATTACACGGACATCAACAACACCTACTTCGTCCGATTCGGCGGAGGAACGGCCAATTCGGTGGAGCTCGGCAAACGAATCGGGGGAACCGATACGGTAATTGCCTCTTACTCGGGCAGCTACCCAATCCCCAATTCAATCTATACGGAAATTGCCGTCACCTACGAGAACGGCGGATTGATCACCGTGACTGGCAATAAGAATGGTACCGCCACCTCCTTGTTCAATAAGGTTCAAGACACAGCGTTTAACTCAGGCAAGGTTGGTGTTGGAACGCTCAATACGCAATCCTTCTTCGACAATGCCAGTGTAACGGCACAATAA
- a CDS encoding sugar phosphate isomerase/epimerase family protein: MGNIATSASAARRLVDGFDPALIGVIHDAGNMVYEGFENYRMGIEIFGEYLSHVHIKNARWLRVQEGGAARWQAEPSPIEEGAADWSQLLTDLKASGYNGWLSFEDFSNPAISEEALAQQLAYVRSLL, translated from the coding sequence ATGGGTAACATTGCAACTAGCGCTTCTGCGGCTCGGCGATTGGTCGATGGCTTCGATCCTGCCCTGATTGGCGTTATTCATGATGCAGGCAACATGGTATATGAAGGCTTTGAAAATTACCGCATGGGCATTGAAATATTCGGTGAATATCTTAGCCATGTGCATATCAAAAATGCACGATGGCTACGCGTTCAAGAGGGAGGCGCAGCACGTTGGCAAGCGGAACCCTCGCCTATTGAAGAAGGTGCAGCAGACTGGAGCCAGTTGTTAACCGACCTGAAGGCTTCCGGCTATAACGGCTGGCTTAGCTTCGAGGATTTTTCGAATCCTGCTATATCGGAAGAAGCGCTTGCTCAGCAATTGGCATACGTTCGTTCTTTGCTTTGA
- a CDS encoding GDSL-type esterase/lipase family protein — MNWRKSIAALSVTTLLVGFSVIGSERASADTTPLKIMPLGDSLTEGYGNFVGGYRVDLYTKLINAGINFDFVGSASGGPSTLPDKNHQGMVGWRIDELISKPDWGTTIEGWLNTYQPDMVLLQAGTNDVNQNYDYATCWSRLNDLIDRIIANRPNAYIVVSTIPNDGYFAYNDRAAVYNAGIPDIVYKKASQGKKIYLVDNFNAGTIYPDDFGYGDGWQDQVHFNWNGYAKHANNWFAKIQNILQPSDFTAPSTPQPLWAASKTNTSVTLNWSASSDNVKVDHYEIYQNTATGPVYAGHSYTNAVTLTGLTADTAYQFEIKAYDAEGNASAASYWLSVTTNATADTVNLFSDNFNDRYADGWKTSEGQWIVNNGEYVKSTGDSGRAIIGDYAWANYAVQGTVVPSNSKSSVGILGRVQSNDNSLFYQLDLNTDGTTKKWSIKKFTGLFSSTTLASGTYTYTGGTPYLLKLSMNGSTLSASISTDNGLNYSPLGSATDSAYTAGKAGVRTDGTGSHFDNFKVTAN; from the coding sequence ATGAATTGGAGAAAATCCATCGCAGCACTATCCGTAACAACCCTTTTGGTCGGCTTTTCGGTCATTGGTAGTGAAAGGGCATCGGCAGACACCACTCCACTCAAGATTATGCCGTTAGGAGACTCTTTGACGGAGGGATACGGCAACTTTGTCGGGGGTTATCGGGTTGATTTGTACACCAAGCTTATCAATGCCGGAATCAACTTCGACTTCGTTGGTTCTGCAAGTGGAGGCCCGTCTACACTGCCTGATAAGAATCATCAGGGCATGGTCGGCTGGCGAATCGATGAGCTGATCTCGAAGCCGGACTGGGGCACCACCATTGAGGGATGGTTAAATACCTATCAGCCGGACATGGTGCTGCTTCAAGCCGGGACGAACGACGTCAATCAGAACTACGATTATGCCACCTGCTGGTCACGTCTGAACGATCTGATCGACCGGATCATAGCCAATCGTCCCAATGCTTACATAGTCGTAAGCACCATTCCGAACGACGGCTATTTTGCGTATAATGACCGTGCGGCTGTCTATAATGCTGGAATCCCGGATATTGTGTACAAGAAGGCTTCACAGGGTAAGAAGATTTACCTTGTTGACAACTTTAATGCAGGCACGATTTACCCGGATGATTTCGGATATGGAGATGGTTGGCAGGACCAAGTGCACTTCAACTGGAACGGATATGCCAAACATGCGAACAACTGGTTCGCCAAGATCCAGAATATTCTACAGCCTTCCGATTTCACAGCACCATCCACCCCGCAGCCGTTGTGGGCTGCTTCCAAAACAAATACCAGTGTGACCCTAAATTGGAGCGCATCCTCAGACAATGTAAAGGTGGACCATTATGAAATTTATCAAAATACAGCAACAGGTCCAGTTTACGCAGGTCATTCCTACACCAATGCTGTGACACTTACCGGACTAACTGCCGACACCGCGTATCAGTTCGAAATCAAGGCCTACGATGCCGAGGGCAATGCGTCTGCGGCCAGCTATTGGTTGAGTGTGACCACCAATGCGACGGCGGACACGGTCAATCTGTTCTCCGATAATTTCAATGATCGCTATGCTGACGGCTGGAAAACCAGCGAAGGGCAGTGGATTGTGAATAATGGGGAATACGTGAAGAGCACCGGCGACTCTGGACGGGCAATTATTGGCGATTATGCCTGGGCTAATTATGCGGTGCAAGGAACTGTCGTGCCTTCTAACAGTAAGAGCAGTGTGGGCATTCTCGGGCGAGTACAATCGAACGACAACTCGTTGTTCTATCAATTGGATCTGAATACCGACGGAACAACGAAGAAATGGTCCATCAAGAAATTCACCGGATTGTTCTCTTCCACGACGCTTGCTTCCGGCACCTATACTTACACTGGCGGCACACCGTACCTACTCAAGCTTTCTATGAATGGCTCCACTTTGTCCGCTTCCATTTCAACGGACAATGGCCTGAACTACTCACCATTGGGGAGTGCGACCGATTCTGCGTATACCGCGGGGAAAGCGGGGGTCAGGACAGACGGAACCGGGTCCCACTTCGACAACTTTAAGGTGACTGCGAATTGA
- a CDS encoding ATP-binding cassette domain-containing protein translates to MWTPRCDRVGGGTGSESGGKSTIAQLLMGFYEPSKGQILVNGKPLKDYHNSAWMKKINIVFQEPYDTLMEEGTVYSNLVRMLEEEEYAKLIPT, encoded by the coding sequence ATTTGGACGCCCCGATGCGACAGAGTTGGAGGTGGAACAGGCAGCGAAAGCGGCGGAAAGTCAACGATAGCACAACTTCTAATGGGCTTCTATGAACCGTCGAAAGGACAGATTCTTGTAAATGGCAAACCGCTCAAGGATTATCATAACAGCGCCTGGATGAAGAAGATCAACATCGTATTTCAGGAGCCTTATGATACATTGATGGAGGAAGGAACTGTCTATTCGAATCTGGTCCGTATGCTAGAGGAAGAGGAGTATGCGAAACTCATTCCGACTTAA
- a CDS encoding sialate O-acetylesterase yields MNKFCKSVHSYESKVPFVASMLGTFMDLTSYPYAYMINEALMEVSSKLSSFRLVESEGLTHKGDFLHYDNPSAKQLGLRMAKVWLEIAMQTEA; encoded by the coding sequence TTGAATAAATTTTGCAAATCAGTACATTCCTACGAATCAAAGGTCCCCTTCGTTGCTTCGATGCTAGGGACCTTCATGGACCTTACCTCGTATCCTTATGCATACATGATTAATGAAGCGCTTATGGAAGTCTCTTCCAAGCTTAGCTCGTTTCGATTGGTAGAGTCAGAAGGGCTCACGCATAAGGGAGACTTCTTGCACTATGATAATCCATCGGCCAAACAATTAGGATTGCGGATGGCGAAAGTATGGTTGGAGATCGCCATGCAAACGGAAGCATAA
- a CDS encoding fibronectin type III domain-containing protein, whose protein sequence is MNDKKRKKIFRFTAPILALAGILLAGSGIAYADRDPWLEPFSQDSIWNTPIGSNADYQAQGYFPVSPNMYMAADVELKFKAKATDPIRTIYAPNSWTNRCAGTNDPQGTMYVPDDAIVDDAITTGGIYYTPNAVTGILQPDGHTLVQLEPMCRNVEGGPVYGYRYTPDQDIFQKGINGTHWGSGLSGFGGSIRFGELTGSNSIKHAIKFNVWGNYLYYNAKDTTPGYRWPADRADSGAPTQYHGTDPRFKMGALLAIPPSTTAEQLGLKTQAGLKLFKALQDYGAYIADDTGWDSYGWDMDKNAYGEFQEKFGYGFDAGSGSTGSAGDWYKDNVALIKALAIINNNSPTSVGGGGTPRVSLADPNFGPTDEIAPTAPGSLVLSDKTTNSVTLSWAPSTDNNAIMEYDIYNNGKKVGETYGKTSFTVKGLAKNTEYTFKVKALDTGLNPSTYSNEITVRTFDGYFNNFNDNTAQGWSLSSNSTLEYGHLKMTNWGGSATAIYDNRLFAIQGGYYKYSIKFQSIAADNNGKSRAYFNYQDTDNTYYVEIGGGSTNTITLNKRTAGVTKTLATSAVSFPINNWDWPTIEIKYESGGIISVTGVRGSTRTTLINPVTDTTFTSGKVGVAALNTESLADDVSVLMDSPNTDPDVTPPPVPVNLTSPSQTYNSIILNWRGTTDVSGIAEYQIYRDGTLIGTTLNTTFTAGSLTPATTYSFTIKAKDGAGNVSAATAPLTIRTTDILVNQQYAINFDDGQAIGWVLNSASVSNKKLQTGNWNGASSAYYAAGKFSGSYVYKADVSGNGSDKSNFLRMFFNYTNDQNTYLIEAGGGASSSVQLKKVVGGTETVLGTYNAYLLQLGATIEIRYNQGSITVIGKMGDTYTTLFDRVVDKSLTEGTIGGGAQWNYAYFDNISVSILTPVQDTTPPTAPSYLTVANQGLTTADLTWTASTDEVGVSGYSIYRNGQYLASVNGSQKTYKVTGLSPATNYTFTVKALDDAGNVSEASNTASVTTDSVPVNQPYANNFNSGNIASWILDSSSTVQYNSLQLGNWGGAAEAIYKGSLYANSYSIQVDVSAWGTGQYNVTRLLFGYKDSKNTYVLEGGGQATDPVVLKKLVNGSETVLGSYRSGYDVKNGATLKVKVATGTITVTGIKNGLETVLISGVKDNTYPDGYVGFGAQYNYAFFDNFTIGGFADVTPPTVPAHLVSTAQTGKSIDLAWDASTDDNGTVTYEVYRDGALTATATEPKATISGLSEGTLYHFTVLARDAAGNASAASIELAVGTKDTTPPVTTVQIDPAAPNGTNGWYVSNVTMTLSATDNVSVTSTTYRINGGAWTSYSGGNVLAGLADGVYQVDYYSTDTSGNMEAVQSNTIQLDRTLPTAAVTVDKPVLWSPNNKLISVGVKVNPTDAASGIKSYVLTSITANESSMNPSTDIVGANYGTGDTDFQLLAARDGSGTGRIYTIIYTVTDMAGYTTNVSVQVTVPHDRGA, encoded by the coding sequence ATTTCGTTTTACAGCTCCCATACTCGCCCTAGCCGGCATTTTGCTGGCAGGCTCCGGTATTGCCTACGCTGACCGTGATCCTTGGCTTGAACCGTTCTCCCAAGATAGCATCTGGAACACGCCCATAGGCTCCAATGCCGATTATCAAGCTCAGGGATACTTTCCCGTGTCACCGAATATGTACATGGCAGCCGACGTTGAACTGAAGTTCAAGGCGAAGGCGACAGATCCGATCCGGACCATCTATGCACCGAACAGCTGGACTAACCGCTGTGCGGGTACTAACGATCCACAAGGAACCATGTATGTGCCGGATGATGCAATTGTTGACGATGCGATCACGACAGGCGGCATCTACTACACACCAAACGCTGTCACCGGCATTCTGCAACCGGACGGTCATACGTTGGTACAGCTGGAGCCCATGTGCCGGAATGTGGAGGGAGGGCCAGTATACGGGTATCGATATACACCAGATCAGGATATATTCCAAAAAGGCATCAACGGCACCCATTGGGGCTCAGGCCTTTCCGGTTTCGGCGGATCTATCCGCTTTGGCGAACTGACCGGCAGCAATTCCATTAAACATGCGATTAAATTTAACGTATGGGGCAATTATCTGTACTATAACGCGAAAGATACCACGCCGGGCTACCGCTGGCCTGCGGATCGTGCAGATAGCGGCGCTCCAACGCAATACCATGGGACAGACCCGCGTTTCAAAATGGGCGCGCTGCTAGCGATCCCACCTTCCACAACGGCTGAACAGCTTGGGTTGAAGACACAAGCGGGATTAAAATTATTTAAGGCTCTGCAGGACTATGGTGCTTATATAGCGGACGATACGGGCTGGGACTCTTACGGTTGGGATATGGATAAGAATGCCTATGGTGAATTCCAAGAGAAATTTGGTTACGGGTTCGATGCCGGATCAGGTTCAACCGGATCGGCAGGGGATTGGTACAAGGACAATGTGGCGCTGATCAAAGCATTGGCCATTATCAATAATAATAGCCCGACCAGCGTTGGCGGCGGCGGTACTCCGCGTGTATCGCTGGCCGACCCTAATTTCGGACCGACGGACGAAATTGCTCCTACTGCTCCGGGCAGCTTGGTCTTATCCGATAAAACCACGAATTCGGTTACCCTCTCATGGGCGCCTTCCACCGATAACAATGCCATCATGGAGTACGACATTTACAATAATGGCAAAAAGGTGGGCGAAACCTACGGTAAAACTAGCTTTACGGTAAAAGGACTTGCCAAGAATACCGAATACACATTCAAAGTGAAAGCACTGGATACAGGCTTGAATCCTTCGACATACAGTAATGAAATCACCGTACGAACCTTCGACGGATATTTCAATAACTTCAATGATAATACGGCCCAAGGTTGGTCACTTAGCAGCAACAGCACCTTGGAATACGGCCATCTGAAGATGACGAACTGGGGCGGCTCCGCTACGGCGATCTATGACAACAGGTTGTTTGCCATCCAGGGTGGCTATTATAAATACAGTATCAAATTCCAATCAATAGCTGCGGATAATAACGGTAAAAGCCGGGCCTATTTCAATTACCAGGACACTGACAACACCTACTATGTGGAGATCGGCGGGGGCAGCACCAACACAATTACCTTAAACAAGCGTACTGCCGGAGTTACGAAAACGCTAGCTACATCAGCAGTATCCTTCCCGATAAACAATTGGGATTGGCCGACCATCGAGATTAAGTATGAATCAGGCGGCATCATCAGTGTCACTGGCGTTAGAGGATCGACCCGTACCACATTAATCAATCCCGTGACGGATACCACCTTCACGTCTGGCAAAGTGGGCGTTGCTGCCCTCAATACGGAATCGCTTGCCGATGATGTTTCGGTGCTTATGGATAGCCCGAATACGGACCCGGACGTGACACCTCCTCCTGTGCCTGTTAATTTGACATCGCCTTCCCAAACCTACAACTCTATCATTTTGAACTGGAGAGGTACGACGGATGTCAGCGGAATCGCAGAGTATCAGATATACCGTGATGGCACTTTGATCGGCACGACCCTCAATACAACCTTCACTGCAGGGTCGTTGACACCGGCCACCACATACAGCTTCACTATCAAGGCGAAGGATGGAGCAGGCAATGTATCAGCCGCAACTGCTCCACTTACGATCCGAACCACTGACATCCTGGTCAATCAGCAATACGCGATTAATTTTGACGATGGTCAAGCAATCGGATGGGTGTTGAATTCAGCCTCTGTCTCCAATAAAAAGCTTCAGACCGGCAACTGGAACGGTGCATCAAGCGCCTATTACGCAGCTGGTAAATTCTCAGGCAGCTACGTCTATAAGGCAGACGTCAGCGGCAACGGCAGCGATAAGTCTAATTTCCTGAGAATGTTTTTTAACTACACCAATGATCAGAATACGTACTTAATAGAAGCAGGAGGCGGGGCCTCAAGTTCCGTTCAGTTGAAAAAGGTGGTTGGCGGCACAGAGACCGTTCTCGGCACCTACAATGCGTACCTTCTGCAGCTAGGCGCTACCATAGAGATCCGTTACAACCAGGGATCCATTACCGTCATTGGCAAAATGGGTGATACGTATACCACTCTCTTTGATCGGGTGGTGGATAAGAGCTTGACCGAGGGGACTATAGGGGGTGGCGCGCAGTGGAACTACGCGTACTTTGACAATATTTCCGTCTCGATCCTAACGCCTGTCCAAGATACGACGCCTCCAACCGCTCCGTCATATCTGACCGTTGCAAACCAAGGGTTGACCACGGCTGATCTGACTTGGACGGCTTCAACCGATGAGGTGGGTGTAAGCGGCTACTCGATTTACCGTAACGGCCAATACTTGGCCAGCGTCAACGGAAGCCAAAAGACATACAAAGTGACAGGGCTGTCACCAGCCACAAACTATACCTTTACGGTGAAAGCACTGGACGATGCGGGCAATGTATCTGAAGCCAGCAACACAGCGAGTGTTACGACCGACAGTGTACCGGTGAACCAGCCGTATGCCAATAATTTTAACAGTGGGAATATCGCTTCCTGGATCTTGGACAGCAGCTCCACTGTACAATATAACTCCTTACAGCTTGGCAATTGGGGAGGAGCGGCAGAAGCCATTTATAAGGGCAGCCTGTATGCCAACAGCTACAGCATCCAGGTGGACGTTAGTGCATGGGGGACAGGGCAGTACAATGTGACCAGACTACTCTTCGGGTATAAGGATAGCAAGAATACGTATGTACTCGAAGGGGGAGGTCAGGCTACAGATCCCGTCGTCCTGAAGAAGCTCGTTAACGGAAGCGAAACCGTTCTCGGTTCCTATCGGTCAGGGTACGATGTAAAGAATGGTGCAACACTGAAAGTTAAGGTTGCCACCGGAACCATTACGGTGACTGGCATCAAGAATGGTTTAGAAACGGTGTTAATAAGTGGCGTGAAGGACAACACATACCCAGACGGGTACGTAGGCTTCGGCGCCCAATATAACTATGCCTTCTTCGACAACTTCACCATCGGCGGGTTCGCTGATGTGACGCCTCCTACCGTACCGGCTCATCTGGTATCGACGGCTCAAACTGGCAAGTCCATAGACTTGGCGTGGGACGCATCGACGGATGATAACGGTACTGTAACGTATGAGGTTTATCGTGACGGGGCGCTCACAGCAACTGCAACCGAACCGAAAGCGACCATCAGCGGGCTGAGTGAAGGAACTCTATATCATTTTACAGTGCTTGCGAGGGATGCTGCAGGCAATGCATCCGCAGCCAGTATTGAGCTTGCGGTTGGTACGAAGGATACAACTCCGCCGGTCACCACGGTTCAAATTGATCCTGCCGCACCGAATGGAACGAACGGTTGGTATGTATCTAATGTGACAATGACCCTGTCGGCCACGGATAACGTGTCTGTCACTAGCACTACATACCGAATAAACGGTGGTGCATGGACTTCTTATTCCGGCGGGAACGTACTGGCCGGCTTGGCAGATGGTGTCTATCAAGTGGATTACTACAGCACGGACACTTCGGGCAATATGGAAGCCGTTCAATCCAACACGATTCAATTGGACCGTACGCTCCCCACTGCTGCTGTGACTGTGGATAAACCGGTGCTATGGTCCCCCAATAATAAACTTATATCCGTGGGTGTCAAGGTCAACCCGACGGATGCTGCGTCCGGAATCAAATCCTATGTCCTTACATCCATTACCGCCAATGAGAGCAGCATGAATCCGTCCACGGATATCGTAGGAGCTAATTATGGAACCGGCGACACGGACTTCCAGCTCCTTGCTGCACGCGATGGCAGCGGAACAGGCAGAATCTATACCATTATCTATACCGTCACAGACATGGCGGGTTATACCACAAATGTTAGCGTACAAGTAACGGTTCCCCATGACAGAGGGGCATAA